A single genomic interval of Stieleria maiorica harbors:
- a CDS encoding HEAT repeat domain-containing protein, translating into MTQHHRLRNLTCGGIAAVFCVLACGCHDGPLYGLKRINPYYSMREWKRDRELGVTDHQRREELASLAGQIGDMSAKEQAKWAPHLDRILGNDPSPEMRRLSILAAAELKTPGAIEMIERGLDDESLKVQMEACRSLGKRREPEAAQLLASTLGTTPELDVKNSAIAALGNHKGTIPVESLRLALEDRDPATIDLAMKSLKGVIGKDYGSDPKQWIAAIDGQAAPTDATAESEDDVRVAAEDDGATLR; encoded by the coding sequence ATGACGCAACATCATCGCTTACGCAACCTCACCTGTGGCGGCATCGCCGCAGTCTTCTGCGTGCTGGCGTGCGGGTGTCACGACGGACCGCTGTATGGCCTGAAACGCATCAACCCCTACTATTCGATGCGGGAATGGAAACGCGACCGCGAATTGGGGGTCACCGATCACCAGCGACGTGAAGAGCTGGCATCGTTGGCCGGGCAGATCGGCGACATGAGTGCCAAAGAACAGGCGAAGTGGGCGCCCCACCTGGATCGCATCCTGGGAAACGATCCCAGCCCCGAAATGCGGCGATTGTCGATTTTGGCGGCTGCCGAATTAAAAACACCCGGTGCCATCGAAATGATCGAACGCGGACTGGATGACGAAAGTTTGAAAGTCCAGATGGAAGCCTGTCGTTCACTCGGCAAGCGACGTGAACCGGAAGCCGCCCAGTTGCTCGCTTCCACCCTGGGAACGACCCCCGAATTGGATGTGAAGAACTCGGCGATCGCGGCACTGGGGAATCACAAAGGAACGATTCCCGTCGAATCCCTGCGGCTGGCGCTGGAGGACCGTGATCCGGCGACCATCGATCTGGCGATGAAAAGCTTGAAAGGCGTCATCGGCAAGGACTACGGCAGCGATCCCAAGCAATGGATCGCGGCGATCGACGGACAGGCCGCGCCCACCGACGCCACGGCAGAATCCGAAGACGACGTCCGCGTCGCCGCCGAAGACGACGGAGCGACTTTGCGGTAG
- a CDS encoding PSD1 and planctomycete cytochrome C domain-containing protein, with translation MKHPSALAAVIAAVACCVTPTSIRADTPATKTPVTETPAIHPDQEAFFESKIRPLLIQHCYECHSRSAGESSGELFVDDAASLRSGGTSGPALVPGDPEASLMIRAVRYDDADYEMPPTGKLDDAEIKLLEDWVRMGAPDPRQSSSPQPKKMSPMEIDPRSHWAFNPPQRFRDSVSPAPEDRDLIDAIAGRAADQAGVSRSPRCDDETLIRRLYHDLTGLPPNIDQISAFASSTQVDKVERLVDRLLASAEYAERFARHWMDVARYADTIGYALAGKERRLEGSERYRDWLIRAFARDVPFDQMVRLQLAADRIDPNNEHGDLDAMGFLTVGRRFLNRYDTIDDRIDVITRGLMGMTVACARCHDHKFDPIPTKDYYSLLGILQSSETPEDGASPLALVDKPKPADSHVFLRGQPGNRGETAPRQYLTALRKPDEPRFNDGSGRRELADRLASPENPLVARVLVNRIWLHLIGRPFVDSTSDFGVRTEAPPLVDVLDELAAEFSEHWSVKRLVRRIVTSRIYAQSAQPADDRSLQADPENRLAARGNRRRRDFESLRDSVLAVCGQLDRTVGGPPVEIHLASPSPRRTLYAMIDRQNLPALFRTFDVASPDAHTPKRFFTTVPQQALFLMNHPQIGVFARSVARQIRHGRQGLDGQVDQMFVRLLSRSPTPIERDTCIAFLQEPAGERPQQFDPRSAWQYGTTPVDTESRVTEFRPLPVFSGSSWQDQEKLPASSEYGYASIGEENGHPGPKHAVVRRWTAPAGGRVSISGMVGHRNDKGDGVQLAIWVGDKRIWREDQKSNNRPFRHLSADVTAGETVDFVVSPRDSDSFDSFFLRCQISLRSDGGEYFEGDSKRDFSGPLEQVNQEPLGRLAQLAQTLLLSNEFMFVD, from the coding sequence ATGAAACACCCGTCCGCTCTTGCCGCAGTGATCGCTGCGGTCGCTTGCTGCGTCACGCCGACTTCGATTCGCGCTGATACCCCTGCGACCAAAACGCCCGTAACCGAAACGCCGGCGATCCATCCGGACCAGGAAGCGTTTTTCGAATCCAAGATTCGCCCCCTGCTGATCCAACATTGCTACGAATGCCATTCACGCTCCGCCGGCGAATCCTCCGGCGAATTGTTCGTCGATGACGCGGCGTCACTGCGCAGCGGCGGCACGTCCGGCCCGGCATTGGTACCGGGCGACCCCGAAGCCAGTTTGATGATCCGCGCCGTCCGCTATGACGACGCGGATTACGAAATGCCGCCGACCGGAAAGCTGGATGACGCGGAGATCAAACTGTTGGAGGACTGGGTGCGGATGGGGGCACCCGACCCCCGGCAGTCCAGCTCGCCCCAGCCGAAAAAGATGTCGCCGATGGAGATCGATCCGCGATCGCATTGGGCGTTCAATCCCCCGCAACGTTTTCGCGACTCGGTTTCGCCGGCTCCCGAGGACCGTGACTTGATTGATGCGATCGCCGGGCGGGCTGCCGATCAGGCGGGCGTGTCACGATCGCCCCGCTGTGACGACGAAACCTTGATTCGGCGGCTTTACCATGACTTGACCGGATTGCCACCGAACATCGACCAGATCTCCGCGTTTGCGTCTTCGACCCAGGTCGACAAAGTGGAGCGGCTGGTCGATCGCTTGCTCGCTTCGGCGGAGTACGCCGAGCGGTTTGCCAGGCACTGGATGGACGTCGCACGCTACGCCGACACGATCGGATACGCGCTGGCCGGCAAAGAACGCCGCCTGGAGGGCAGCGAGCGGTATCGCGATTGGTTGATTCGGGCCTTCGCGAGGGACGTTCCGTTTGACCAGATGGTCCGATTGCAATTGGCCGCCGATCGGATCGATCCGAACAACGAACACGGTGACTTGGACGCGATGGGGTTCCTGACCGTCGGCCGCCGGTTTCTCAATCGCTATGACACTATCGACGACCGGATCGATGTCATCACCCGCGGATTGATGGGGATGACGGTCGCTTGCGCACGATGCCATGATCACAAGTTCGACCCGATCCCGACGAAAGACTATTACTCTTTGTTGGGGATCCTGCAAAGCAGTGAGACGCCCGAAGACGGCGCCAGCCCGCTAGCGTTGGTGGATAAACCCAAACCCGCCGACAGCCACGTGTTCTTGCGTGGCCAACCCGGCAACCGCGGTGAAACGGCACCGCGCCAGTACCTGACCGCGCTGCGAAAACCCGATGAACCCCGGTTCAATGACGGCAGCGGTCGACGTGAACTGGCCGACCGGCTTGCGTCGCCGGAAAACCCGCTGGTCGCGCGTGTACTGGTCAATCGGATCTGGTTGCATCTGATCGGGCGGCCATTCGTCGATTCGACCAGCGACTTTGGAGTTCGCACCGAGGCGCCGCCGTTGGTCGACGTGCTGGACGAATTGGCCGCGGAATTTTCCGAGCACTGGAGCGTCAAACGACTGGTCCGACGAATCGTGACCTCGCGGATCTACGCCCAATCGGCACAGCCTGCTGACGACCGTTCGTTGCAAGCGGATCCGGAAAACAGATTGGCGGCCCGGGGCAATCGTCGCCGACGTGATTTCGAATCGTTGCGTGATTCGGTCCTGGCGGTGTGCGGCCAGTTGGATCGAACCGTCGGCGGACCGCCGGTGGAGATCCATTTGGCATCGCCCAGCCCCAGACGCACGTTGTACGCGATGATCGACCGACAAAACCTGCCGGCGCTGTTTCGCACCTTTGACGTCGCCAGCCCCGACGCGCACACGCCGAAACGGTTCTTTACCACCGTGCCGCAGCAAGCGTTGTTCTTGATGAACCACCCTCAAATTGGCGTGTTCGCCCGCTCCGTCGCCCGGCAGATCAGACACGGCCGACAAGGCCTCGACGGACAGGTCGATCAGATGTTCGTTCGCCTGCTTTCGCGGTCTCCCACGCCGATCGAGCGCGACACCTGCATCGCGTTCCTACAGGAACCGGCCGGCGAGCGACCGCAACAATTTGATCCGCGATCGGCATGGCAATACGGAACGACGCCCGTGGACACCGAAAGCCGTGTGACCGAGTTCCGCCCGTTGCCGGTTTTCAGCGGATCGTCGTGGCAGGATCAAGAGAAACTGCCCGCGTCATCGGAGTACGGTTACGCTTCGATCGGTGAGGAGAACGGGCATCCGGGTCCCAAACACGCCGTCGTCCGGCGCTGGACGGCACCGGCGGGTGGACGCGTGTCGATCAGCGGCATGGTCGGCCATCGCAATGACAAAGGCGATGGCGTCCAGCTGGCGATTTGGGTGGGCGACAAACGGATCTGGCGCGAAGACCAAAAGAGTAACAATCGACCGTTCCGTCATCTCAGTGCCGACGTCACTGCGGGAGAAACCGTCGATTTCGTGGTTTCTCCGCGCGATTCCGATAGCTTTGATTCGTTTTTCCTGCGCTGTCAGATCTCGCTGCGAAGCGACGGCGGCGAGTACTTCGAAGGCGATTCGAAGCGCGATTTTTCTGGGCCCTTGGAACAAGTCAATCAAGAACCGTTGGGGCGTTTGGCGCAACTTGCTCAGACGCTGTTGTTGTCCAACGAATTCATGTTCGTCGACTAA
- a CDS encoding protein kinase domain-containing protein, translated as MTDHFENDDENEPDEENGPEDTRPDSDHGGGPDPNEETVQWSESPGQSTVDIPPTPGQSTRIFAGGQRGRSADSDATTDTLDAESIHATRVDNHDSGSDSRPIDATIDAIDVTVPMDAPDIRLPPDERDDQDTLDPADAPDPAPPSVMQSRDISQTINPRELSKEDAAFWGSAAIDASKANRSQPTKLRPAVERSIHESKLHIRERDLAIPTRDPDAPSDYRLIRLLGRGGMGNVYVARQSSLDRMIAVKVIKPLPKDKRQSLRQSGRLEAVERERRQQFLSEAVVTGDLDHPNIVPIHDIAVAADNTLFYAMKRVVGKPWLKTIHEKTRDENLEILLKVCDAIAFAHTRGVIHRDIKPENIMLGDFGEVLVMDWGLAIAQPEFEKKQTITFSAGLGGTPAFMSPEMALGPVDAIGPHSDIYLLGATLYYIVTGHAPHQAENVTQCIRKVAVNEIQEVSPQHRGELMDIALRAMATEPKDRYPSVQEFQQAIRSYRSHSESIAISTAAEREHQRAVETSRYESFSRSAHGFEQALELWDGNQAAAEGLARCRIDHATAAYDNGDYDLGLSLLDASNSDHLDLIEKLNEGLRQRELRSVRLHLFRRLVAASVLFILVGGSIALYVINDKRNEANEQREIAETALKVAKEQTQIAKAQRDRAIASEELAADRLTEVEKKKAEVERQKGIAEENERLAIKARADAETNEQKAKDQKKIADQNAADALRQQQRAETSEQAALVSLQRARYESYLSQIGLAKARIDGNEFDDARLILKAIRQAAPDDPPTWEWRYLWQLANQSRDEVRFGAGVVDLAVTSNRRSAVVVCNDASVHRSNLDPGYGPTWIRKDLDATCTDIADDERWIAVGTKSGAVLVINPLTGQTLRRLDGHDATVTDVTFLPDGRLVTASSDRTISLWDLNRPQRLAQGWHLAPVVALAAHQSNAGDPPTIVAAVSDGKISRVVAWRIETDRFGRIGEFSEHPFPVASLALSADGQLAASGDTRGNVYLWRPQQLRPTDFDAAIKKAITSIGDASDSPSQSNEVRNESDAFVANWTAHPDAVGVIRFDDADETLLTGSDDYTIRAWNLADQSLRYTLRGHGGWVRGLDITLDESGGGAIVSGSVDQTVRLWDRPARESLAQEQDESADGTAKYETRLHQDEILAARLDPSGSRLISASRDHTARILGVDRTTMTFREISRFNIKERLPGELNEGTEFLAMSARLDTAGKRLFVGSADATIRIWDVGSGTQLGSLAGTGINNAFALSRDGRRLLSGSSRPDAKALLWDVDPSSGVPKILHRLPAGEQAVTAFAISATGEIAITGDRGGRLIVWDTTTGQPLGQPVDLLRGHRINELAISPDDSSLWVASDNGQLVEIDLSSRQPRRRLDHDGFVTSVSLSPRGDQAVTLSAQTTRDRFVTTATWWDLATEQSRRLDQVQAELDENGQTSGDHPHLTSARFGDRGSDVVICRQAGGGRGGRVTMVDLAGEQTKSFDLPAAIGAPESGLLSGDDHLITLNGEAAFRWSIRAMEHQKSYRPHASVVDACFTPDGKFAATASRSVRLWKTDTGAAIDKLENPHPGAITGMDIASRMDERGYRIITSGAGAEARLWRWKDPETGFDLERVFGIEGTEVAHVRFAPDGETLLLAGADGSIRAQPLDGAAATFGWRLPAGLAPTCIACSNDGRYIAVGASDKTAWLIDMSAGESVKPRVMRGHADRIESISVVSDGSSPIRVLTASRDKSARVWDPRLSVQQDDLSAASDVIFGREVLALRRHTQGVTAIDRSADGNLVITAARDGNVLLWPAPDARPIDNDAQP; from the coding sequence GTGACCGACCACTTCGAGAACGACGACGAAAACGAACCGGATGAGGAAAACGGCCCCGAGGATACTCGGCCGGATTCCGATCACGGCGGCGGTCCAGACCCCAACGAAGAGACCGTCCAGTGGTCCGAGTCGCCGGGTCAATCGACGGTGGATATTCCCCCGACCCCTGGTCAGTCCACACGCATCTTTGCCGGCGGACAACGCGGTCGATCGGCCGACAGCGATGCGACGACCGACACTCTCGATGCCGAATCGATTCATGCGACGCGAGTGGACAACCATGACTCCGGCAGCGATTCACGCCCCATCGACGCCACAATTGATGCGATCGATGTCACCGTGCCGATGGACGCGCCGGACATCCGGCTGCCACCCGATGAGCGTGATGACCAGGACACGCTGGATCCTGCGGACGCCCCCGACCCGGCACCTCCCTCGGTGATGCAAAGCCGAGACATTTCTCAGACGATCAATCCGCGCGAACTGAGCAAAGAGGACGCGGCGTTTTGGGGATCCGCGGCGATCGATGCCAGTAAGGCGAATCGTTCGCAGCCGACAAAGCTTCGTCCGGCGGTAGAGAGGTCGATCCACGAATCGAAGCTGCACATCCGCGAGCGCGACCTTGCGATTCCGACCCGCGACCCTGACGCGCCATCGGACTACCGTCTGATTCGATTGCTCGGACGCGGCGGGATGGGCAACGTTTATGTCGCCCGCCAATCGTCACTGGATCGGATGATCGCCGTCAAAGTCATCAAGCCGCTCCCCAAAGACAAACGACAATCGTTGCGCCAGTCTGGCCGTTTGGAAGCGGTTGAACGGGAGCGACGACAACAGTTTCTCTCCGAAGCGGTTGTCACGGGCGACCTGGATCACCCCAACATCGTCCCCATCCACGACATCGCCGTGGCGGCCGACAACACGTTGTTTTACGCCATGAAACGCGTGGTCGGAAAACCGTGGCTGAAGACGATCCACGAGAAAACACGCGACGAGAATCTGGAGATCCTGCTGAAGGTCTGCGACGCCATCGCGTTTGCGCACACCCGCGGTGTGATTCATCGCGACATCAAACCCGAAAACATCATGCTGGGGGATTTCGGCGAAGTCCTGGTGATGGATTGGGGACTCGCGATCGCCCAACCGGAATTCGAAAAGAAGCAGACGATCACTTTCTCGGCCGGCCTTGGCGGGACACCCGCTTTCATGTCCCCCGAAATGGCCCTCGGCCCGGTCGACGCGATCGGCCCGCACAGCGACATCTATCTGTTGGGCGCGACGTTGTATTACATCGTCACCGGTCACGCGCCGCACCAGGCGGAAAACGTCACCCAGTGCATTCGCAAGGTCGCGGTGAACGAAATCCAAGAGGTGTCGCCACAGCACCGCGGCGAACTGATGGACATCGCCCTTCGTGCGATGGCGACCGAACCGAAGGATCGCTATCCATCGGTCCAGGAATTCCAACAAGCTATCCGTTCTTACCGATCACACTCCGAAAGCATCGCCATCTCCACCGCGGCCGAAAGGGAGCATCAGCGTGCGGTCGAGACATCTCGCTACGAGTCCTTTTCACGTTCTGCCCACGGTTTCGAACAGGCGCTTGAACTTTGGGACGGCAATCAAGCCGCTGCCGAGGGACTTGCCCGTTGTCGCATCGATCATGCGACGGCGGCCTATGACAACGGCGACTATGACTTGGGGTTGTCGCTGCTCGATGCGAGCAACTCCGATCACTTGGATTTGATCGAAAAACTGAACGAAGGCCTGCGGCAACGCGAGCTTCGTTCGGTTCGATTGCATTTGTTCCGACGTCTGGTCGCCGCCAGCGTGCTGTTCATTCTGGTCGGCGGCAGCATCGCTCTGTACGTGATCAACGACAAACGCAATGAAGCCAACGAGCAACGCGAAATCGCCGAGACCGCATTGAAGGTTGCGAAAGAGCAAACGCAGATCGCGAAGGCACAGCGGGACCGAGCAATCGCATCGGAAGAGTTGGCTGCCGACCGGTTGACCGAAGTTGAAAAGAAGAAGGCCGAGGTCGAACGGCAGAAAGGAATCGCCGAAGAAAACGAGCGGCTGGCAATCAAGGCTCGCGCTGATGCGGAAACCAATGAGCAAAAGGCGAAGGACCAAAAGAAGATTGCGGACCAAAACGCCGCCGATGCACTCCGCCAGCAGCAGCGGGCCGAAACGAGCGAACAGGCCGCGCTGGTATCGCTTCAGCGGGCACGCTACGAATCCTATCTGTCGCAGATCGGGTTGGCGAAAGCACGCATCGATGGGAACGAATTCGACGACGCACGCTTGATCTTGAAAGCGATTCGCCAGGCTGCCCCGGACGATCCGCCGACTTGGGAGTGGCGTTATCTGTGGCAACTGGCCAACCAATCGCGCGATGAAGTTCGCTTTGGCGCCGGTGTCGTCGATTTGGCGGTCACCTCCAACCGTCGATCCGCCGTCGTGGTCTGCAACGACGCCTCGGTGCATCGGTCGAATTTAGACCCTGGCTACGGGCCGACCTGGATCCGCAAGGACTTGGACGCCACCTGCACCGACATCGCCGATGACGAACGTTGGATCGCCGTCGGAACCAAATCGGGCGCCGTCCTGGTCATCAATCCGCTGACCGGGCAAACCCTTCGACGGCTGGACGGACACGATGCAACAGTGACGGATGTAACGTTTCTTCCCGACGGACGGCTGGTAACCGCATCCTCGGATCGAACGATCTCGCTGTGGGATTTGAACCGACCGCAACGCTTGGCCCAGGGATGGCATCTCGCTCCGGTCGTTGCCTTGGCGGCCCATCAATCCAACGCCGGCGATCCGCCGACGATCGTCGCCGCAGTCAGCGACGGAAAAATCAGCCGCGTGGTCGCGTGGCGTATCGAAACGGATCGCTTCGGTCGGATCGGAGAGTTTTCCGAGCATCCCTTCCCGGTCGCCTCTTTGGCCCTGTCGGCCGACGGTCAACTGGCCGCTTCCGGCGACACCCGCGGGAATGTTTACTTATGGCGACCGCAACAATTGCGTCCGACAGATTTCGACGCCGCGATCAAAAAGGCAATCACATCGATCGGCGATGCGTCGGATTCACCGTCACAGTCCAACGAAGTCCGAAATGAGTCGGATGCCTTCGTCGCAAACTGGACGGCCCATCCCGATGCCGTCGGAGTGATTCGATTTGATGACGCCGATGAAACATTGTTGACCGGGTCCGACGACTACACGATCCGGGCCTGGAACCTTGCCGATCAATCGCTGCGATACACGCTCCGCGGCCACGGCGGCTGGGTGCGCGGACTGGACATCACGTTGGACGAAAGCGGGGGCGGGGCCATCGTGTCCGGATCGGTCGACCAGACGGTCCGGTTGTGGGATCGTCCGGCACGCGAGTCGCTTGCGCAGGAACAAGACGAATCTGCCGACGGTACAGCGAAGTACGAGACACGATTGCACCAAGATGAAATCCTCGCCGCGCGGCTGGATCCTTCCGGATCACGTTTGATTTCGGCCAGTCGCGATCACACCGCCAGAATCCTTGGGGTCGATCGCACGACGATGACGTTTCGTGAGATCTCGCGGTTCAACATCAAAGAACGGCTACCGGGGGAACTCAACGAAGGCACCGAGTTCTTGGCGATGTCGGCGCGGCTGGATACAGCGGGAAAGCGTTTATTTGTCGGTAGCGCCGATGCGACGATCCGGATTTGGGACGTCGGATCCGGCACCCAACTCGGTTCACTGGCGGGCACGGGAATCAACAATGCCTTCGCGCTCTCGCGTGACGGCCGACGATTGCTGTCCGGTTCCAGTCGCCCCGATGCCAAAGCGTTGTTGTGGGACGTGGATCCATCGAGCGGCGTTCCAAAGATCCTGCACCGTTTGCCTGCCGGGGAGCAGGCCGTCACCGCGTTTGCGATCTCGGCCACCGGCGAAATTGCCATCACGGGGGATCGCGGCGGCCGCTTGATCGTTTGGGACACGACGACGGGACAACCACTCGGCCAACCGGTCGATCTTTTGCGCGGGCACCGGATCAACGAATTGGCGATTTCTCCCGACGATTCGTCACTTTGGGTGGCCAGTGACAACGGTCAACTGGTGGAGATCGATCTTTCGTCGCGGCAACCGCGTCGTCGGCTCGATCACGACGGATTCGTGACCTCGGTTTCCTTATCGCCTCGTGGTGATCAGGCCGTCACGCTCTCCGCCCAGACGACTCGCGATCGTTTCGTGACGACGGCGACCTGGTGGGATTTAGCGACCGAGCAGAGCCGCCGGCTGGATCAAGTGCAAGCGGAACTCGACGAGAACGGACAAACCTCCGGCGACCATCCCCACCTGACCTCGGCCCGATTCGGCGACCGGGGCAGCGACGTGGTGATCTGCCGCCAGGCGGGCGGTGGACGGGGCGGGCGGGTGACGATGGTCGATCTGGCCGGCGAGCAAACCAAGTCCTTCGACCTGCCGGCCGCGATCGGCGCCCCCGAGTCGGGACTGCTGTCGGGAGACGATCACTTGATCACGCTCAACGGCGAAGCGGCGTTTCGTTGGTCGATCCGCGCGATGGAGCATCAAAAGAGTTATCGCCCCCACGCGTCGGTCGTCGATGCCTGCTTCACCCCCGACGGCAAGTTCGCCGCGACGGCCAGCCGAAGCGTGCGGTTGTGGAAGACCGACACCGGCGCCGCGATCGACAAACTGGAAAACCCACACCCCGGTGCGATCACGGGGATGGACATTGCCAGCCGCATGGACGAGCGCGGCTATCGGATCATTACTTCGGGTGCCGGCGCGGAGGCACGGCTGTGGCGATGGAAGGATCCGGAAACCGGGTTCGATTTGGAGCGTGTGTTTGGAATCGAGGGAACGGAGGTCGCGCACGTCCGGTTCGCTCCCGACGGAGAAACGTTGCTGTTGGCCGGGGCGGATGGATCGATCCGCGCTCAGCCTCTCGATGGTGCCGCCGCGACGTTCGGGTGGCGATTGCCCGCCGGGCTCGCTCCGACTTGCATCGCTTGTTCGAACGACGGTCGCTACATCGCCGTCGGCGCTTCGGACAAAACCGCCTGGTTGATCGATATGTCTGCCGGGGAGAGTGTCAAACCGCGTGTGATGCGAGGGCATGCCGATCGCATCGAATCGATCAGTGTCGTCAGCGATGGTTCCAGCCCGATCCGTGTGCTGACAGCATCCCGCGACAAATCGGCGCGCGTCTGGGATCCCCGGCTGTCGGTTCAACAGGATGATTTGTCGGCGGCATCGGACGTGATTTTCGGTCGCGAAGTCCTGGCCCTGCGGCGTCACACCCAGGGCGTCACCGCGATCGATCGCAGCGCCGACGGAAACCTCGTCATCACCGCCGCCCGCGACGGCAACGTGTTGCTGTGGCCGGCCCCCGACGCCCGGCCGATCGACAATGACGCCCAACCGTAG